From the genome of Isachenkonia alkalipeptolytica, one region includes:
- a CDS encoding HD domain-containing phosphohydrolase, with protein MELSLKKSEEKYRLLFENAVEGIAVLQQGKIKIWNPMLQNMLKISGEELQDKNIGDLIYVEDRKRVEELHFQRVQGLKDQITEEFRIVRQDGSLRWLESKGIQITWNGSPASLNFLTDITERKETEKNILHLSYHDQLTGIYNRRFFEEELKRLDNPRNLPLSIVIVDVNGLKLFNDGFGHEAGDRLIITVAQLLDGESRGNDVTARIGGDEFVVMMPNTDQTQLKAFQKRFEQQLAKKNLSGIPISVSMGYATKFEQEMSVQDIFKRAEERMYRRKTEDSSKYKRKTLGRIMESVFDMIPWEKRHGENTAKLAKLFGEVMDYSDKEQENLKLAGYYHDIGKIGVDRKILIKNTMLEPEEMRVVERHPEVGYQLLNTTNETLAIAEMVLYHDEKRDGTGYPQGLKEEEIPKGARILSIVEVYENLIHDRPYQKALNPQEAKAIMVSEKGKAFDPELVDIFIEEVEKIT; from the coding sequence TTTCTGGAGAGGAGTTACAGGATAAAAACATTGGAGATCTGATTTATGTTGAAGATCGGAAACGGGTAGAAGAACTTCACTTTCAACGGGTACAGGGCTTAAAGGACCAAATCACTGAAGAATTCCGTATTGTACGCCAGGACGGAAGCCTTCGCTGGCTGGAATCCAAGGGCATACAGATTACCTGGAACGGAAGCCCCGCTTCCCTGAATTTCTTAACGGATATCACCGAGCGAAAGGAAACGGAGAAAAATATTCTGCACCTTAGCTATCATGACCAACTAACCGGGATTTATAACCGTCGCTTTTTCGAAGAGGAACTGAAGCGCTTAGACAATCCTCGAAATCTGCCCCTGTCCATTGTGATTGTGGATGTTAACGGATTGAAACTCTTTAATGATGGATTCGGTCACGAGGCCGGGGACCGGCTAATTATCACCGTGGCTCAACTTCTGGATGGAGAGAGTCGTGGCAATGATGTGACCGCCCGTATAGGGGGAGATGAATTTGTGGTGATGATGCCCAATACAGATCAGACCCAGTTAAAAGCCTTTCAAAAACGTTTTGAGCAACAATTGGCCAAGAAAAACCTTTCGGGAATTCCTATTTCCGTATCTATGGGGTATGCAACAAAATTTGAACAGGAGATGAGTGTTCAGGACATATTTAAGCGGGCAGAAGAGCGGATGTATCGAAGAAAAACCGAGGACAGCTCGAAATACAAACGTAAAACCCTGGGTCGTATTATGGAATCGGTTTTTGATATGATTCCCTGGGAAAAACGTCATGGGGAAAACACGGCAAAGCTGGCCAAGCTATTCGGAGAAGTCATGGATTATAGCGATAAGGAGCAGGAAAATTTAAAATTGGCGGGGTACTACCATGATATCGGGAAAATCGGTGTGGACCGGAAAATTTTAATAAAAAACACAATGTTGGAGCCTGAGGAGATGCGGGTTGTGGAAAGGCATCCGGAGGTGGGCTATCAGCTTTTAAATACCACCAATGAAACCCTAGCCATTGCGGAAATGGTGTTGTATCACGATGAAAAGAGGGACGGCACCGGCTATCCCCAGGGGCTGAAAGAAGAAGAAATTCCCAAAGGGGCTCGGATTCTTTCCATTGTGGAGGTTTATGAAAATCTTATCCATGACCGGCCTTACCAAAAGGCCTTAAATCCTCAGGAAGCAAAAGCCATTATGGTATCGGAAAAGGGTAAGGCCTTCGATCCGGAACTGGTGGACATCTTTATTGAAGAAGTGGAAAAGATCACTTGA
- the wrbA gene encoding NAD(P)H:quinone oxidoreductase — protein MRVVIPFYSLYGHIYKMAQAVKEGVEQVEGAEGIIMRVPETLPDEVIEKMGAMEAQKSFRTLPVATPDDLANADAIIFGTPTRFGNMIGQMRQFLDSTGGLWAEGKLVGKVGGVFTSTATQHGGQESTILSTHTTMLHQGMIIAGLPYTFQGQTTLEEISGGSPYGASTIADGDGSRMPSKNELEGARYQGRYIAGIAKKLKG, from the coding sequence ATGAGAGTAGTAATACCGTTTTATTCTTTGTACGGACACATTTACAAAATGGCCCAGGCGGTGAAAGAAGGGGTGGAACAAGTTGAAGGCGCAGAAGGGATAATCATGCGGGTGCCGGAAACTCTACCCGATGAAGTGATTGAAAAAATGGGAGCCATGGAAGCTCAGAAGAGTTTTCGAACCCTGCCGGTGGCAACACCCGATGATTTGGCTAATGCCGATGCCATTATCTTCGGAACCCCCACACGTTTTGGAAATATGATCGGACAAATGCGACAGTTCCTGGATTCCACCGGAGGCCTTTGGGCGGAAGGTAAATTAGTCGGGAAAGTCGGCGGTGTATTTACCAGTACCGCAACCCAACACGGTGGTCAGGAATCTACCATCCTTAGTACTCATACCACCATGCTTCATCAAGGTATGATTATAGCTGGCCTTCCCTATACGTTCCAGGGTCAAACCACCCTTGAAGAAATCAGCGGAGGCTCTCCCTATGGCGCATCCACCATCGCCGATGGCGACGGATCCCGTATGCCTTCAAAAAATGAACTGGAGGGCGCTCGGTATCAAGGCCGCTATATCGCAGGCATTGCAAAAAAACTTAAAGGATAG
- a CDS encoding ABC transporter ATP-binding protein, giving the protein MIRCEELTKYFNGTQALNGCSFEILEPTLTGVIGVNGAGKTTLFKSLAGFLKPTRGEAYVLEEPAFQNIVAAQNVMLIEEGMAFYTTASLYELMESYRRFYQNFDQSLAIKMTEYFHLSDKKKYSDLSKGMKSTFRLILALSARAPLTLLDEPTTGMDPGVRKELYELILKDYIKVPRIILISSHYLGEMEELLDSILFIHEGKVLKHDNVEEFQTFLKGVQGPPELIESLEKNIKIYDRKDFGEGIRRIIVESKDLESLSLEEDEMNNLTVKGISPEDAFVYLTQRKGGGIDELYHS; this is encoded by the coding sequence ATGATCCGATGCGAAGAACTGACGAAGTATTTTAATGGTACCCAGGCACTGAACGGTTGCAGTTTTGAGATTTTGGAACCCACCCTTACCGGAGTAATCGGGGTGAACGGCGCAGGAAAAACCACGTTATTCAAGTCTTTAGCAGGATTTTTAAAACCTACAAGGGGCGAAGCCTATGTATTAGAGGAGCCGGCCTTCCAAAACATAGTTGCAGCCCAAAATGTGATGCTGATCGAGGAAGGGATGGCTTTTTACACAACTGCCTCGCTATATGAACTAATGGAGTCCTACAGACGATTTTATCAGAATTTTGATCAAAGTTTGGCTATAAAAATGACTGAGTATTTCCATCTTTCGGATAAAAAGAAATACAGTGACCTTTCCAAAGGAATGAAAAGCACCTTCCGACTGATTCTAGCCCTATCCGCAAGGGCTCCTCTAACTTTATTAGATGAGCCTACTACAGGTATGGACCCCGGTGTTCGTAAAGAACTATACGAGCTGATCTTAAAAGACTACATCAAAGTTCCCCGGATTATCCTGATCTCCAGCCATTACCTTGGAGAAATGGAGGAATTACTGGATAGTATTCTCTTTATTCACGAAGGTAAGGTGTTAAAACATGACAATGTGGAAGAATTCCAAACTTTTCTAAAGGGAGTTCAGGGGCCGCCTGAGCTGATTGAATCTCTGGAAAAAAATATAAAGATCTACGACCGCAAGGATTTCGGCGAAGGAATTCGTCGCATCATCGTAGAAAGCAAAGACCTGGAATCCCTCAGTTTAGAAGAAGATGAGATGAATAACCTAACTGTGAAAGGGATCAGTCCTGAAGATGCCTTCGTGTATCTAACCCAACGGAAAGGAGGGGGTATCGATGAACTCTATCATTCATAA
- a CDS encoding GntR family transcriptional regulator, whose translation MKELEGSEPIYIQIGDWLENEILSKRVKPEEKIYSQYKLSEIFKINPATALKGLNLLVEKGIVYKKRGLGMFVSHDALKILKKEHKNIVLTEQIRELVAEAKLLDVSEEELMNMLKKEMQKSSNNKTENNYQNNLQRESTKGDDQ comes from the coding sequence ATGAAGGAGTTAGAAGGTTCTGAACCGATTTATATTCAAATAGGAGATTGGTTGGAAAATGAAATTCTTTCAAAGCGGGTAAAACCCGAAGAAAAAATTTATTCTCAATACAAACTCTCGGAGATTTTCAAAATAAATCCGGCAACGGCTTTAAAAGGGCTCAACCTATTGGTAGAAAAGGGCATTGTCTATAAGAAAAGGGGCCTGGGGATGTTTGTATCCCATGATGCCTTGAAAATTTTAAAAAAAGAACATAAAAATATAGTGCTGACCGAGCAGATCCGGGAATTGGTGGCAGAGGCTAAACTCTTGGATGTTTCGGAAGAGGAACTGATGAATATGCTAAAAAAAGAGATGCAAAAATCTTCGAATAATAAAACGGAAAATAATTATCAAAATAATCTACAAAGAGAATCTACAAAGGGGGATGATCAATAA
- a CDS encoding response regulator transcription factor: protein MYRIAIVEDDPMVAKIHEQFLSSFEDLQLVEILSKGREAKDWLLKNDVDLIILDLFIPEMKGLDVLLALRQSKKEVDVIVVSAAKEKATIEEARHLGVYDYLIKPFSFNRLAVSLEAYMDRKKQLEKEEILTQKQLDQMFCFNTGIPAHKDPTKNNEGSFTNTGSKEKASLPKAILKVEDTKGIQKETLHYIAEYLMLLKEGKSAGELAEHLELGRVTIRRYLEFLYEQGLVSMSIEYGSVGRPKYLYRWKNLEQYEQNKL from the coding sequence ATGTACCGAATAGCTATTGTTGAAGACGATCCCATGGTAGCGAAAATTCATGAACAGTTCCTTAGTTCCTTTGAAGACCTGCAACTGGTGGAAATTCTTTCAAAGGGCAGGGAAGCCAAGGATTGGTTGCTCAAAAATGATGTGGATCTGATTATATTGGATCTGTTTATTCCGGAAATGAAGGGATTGGATGTATTATTGGCTCTTAGGCAGTCAAAAAAGGAAGTGGATGTGATTGTGGTCAGTGCCGCTAAGGAAAAAGCCACCATTGAAGAGGCCCGGCATCTTGGGGTTTATGACTATTTGATCAAACCCTTTAGTTTTAATCGACTTGCCGTGTCCTTAGAAGCCTATATGGATCGTAAAAAACAGCTGGAAAAAGAGGAAATTCTCACTCAAAAGCAACTGGATCAAATGTTTTGTTTTAACACCGGCATCCCAGCCCATAAGGATCCGACAAAAAATAATGAGGGAAGTTTTACCAATACGGGAAGCAAAGAAAAAGCTTCTTTACCAAAAGCAATTCTTAAAGTGGAAGATACTAAAGGGATCCAAAAAGAAACCCTGCATTACATTGCTGAGTATTTAATGCTTTTAAAGGAAGGGAAATCCGCCGGGGAGTTAGCGGAGCATTTGGAATTGGGAAGGGTTACGATTCGCCGTTACTTGGAGTTTCTGTATGAACAGGGGCTGGTTTCCATGAGTATCGAGTACGGCAGTGTGGGACGACCGAAGTACTTGTACCGCTGGAAAAACCTTGAACAATATGAACAAAATAAACTATAA
- a CDS encoding flavocytochrome c, with the protein MKLMKKIALLLIFFMLVTAFVACNGTTDEEAPEEENGAVDTENGEDEEAAAEDRETDVVIIGAGGAGLAAAIEAREAGNEVVIVEKMSFVGGNTLRATGGLNAAGTSPQEDLDIDDSWETHYEDTMTGGQDKNDPELVEILTKNAPDAVEWLIGMGADLSDVGRLGGSSENRTHRPTGGAAVGPHLVEVLRTNAEDEGVEILTKTEAIEILEEDGKASGVVVQNGEDEYMISAKAVVVATGGFGSNTTMITDYDEDLEGFGTTNHPGAEGDGITMAQDIGAALIDMEEIQTHPTVNPEENYMITEAVRGNGAILVNLEGERFVNELDTRDVVSEATLEQTEGYSYLIFDHDLRESLSAIESYVDRGLVIEGETLEELAEELDMDAEALEDTVTNYNGFVESEEDADFGREDLETTLDQGPYYAIAVGPAVHHTMGGLQINERGQVLNEEGDTIEGLYAAGETVGGIHGANRLGGNALADLMVFGRLAGQSIGEDL; encoded by the coding sequence ATGAAATTAATGAAAAAAATCGCATTATTACTGATCTTTTTCATGTTGGTGACGGCCTTTGTTGCCTGTAACGGAACCACCGATGAGGAGGCGCCGGAAGAGGAAAACGGAGCGGTTGACACGGAAAATGGAGAAGATGAAGAAGCCGCTGCGGAGGATCGGGAGACCGACGTAGTAATCATAGGAGCCGGCGGCGCAGGGCTTGCAGCAGCTATAGAAGCCCGAGAAGCGGGGAATGAAGTAGTAATCGTTGAAAAAATGAGTTTTGTAGGAGGAAACACACTGCGGGCAACCGGAGGTCTGAATGCAGCGGGAACTTCTCCTCAGGAAGACTTGGATATTGACGACAGTTGGGAAACCCATTATGAAGATACTATGACCGGAGGACAGGACAAAAACGACCCTGAGCTCGTAGAAATTTTAACGAAAAATGCTCCGGATGCTGTAGAGTGGTTAATCGGAATGGGAGCCGATCTGAGTGACGTTGGCCGACTGGGAGGGTCCAGTGAAAACCGAACCCACCGACCCACCGGTGGAGCCGCTGTGGGTCCTCATTTGGTAGAAGTTCTCAGAACCAATGCGGAGGATGAAGGTGTAGAAATTTTAACCAAAACCGAAGCTATTGAGATTTTAGAAGAGGACGGAAAGGCCAGTGGAGTTGTTGTGCAAAACGGAGAAGATGAATATATGATTTCTGCTAAGGCAGTAGTTGTGGCAACCGGAGGATTTGGATCAAACACCACCATGATCACGGATTACGACGAAGATTTAGAAGGGTTTGGAACGACCAATCATCCTGGAGCCGAGGGAGACGGGATTACCATGGCGCAAGACATCGGTGCGGCTTTAATCGATATGGAAGAAATCCAAACCCACCCGACGGTAAATCCTGAAGAGAACTATATGATTACCGAAGCGGTTCGAGGAAACGGTGCAATCCTGGTAAACCTTGAAGGGGAGCGGTTTGTCAACGAACTGGATACCCGTGATGTAGTATCGGAAGCAACCTTAGAGCAAACCGAGGGTTATTCTTACCTGATCTTCGATCATGATCTGCGAGAATCCTTAAGTGCCATCGAAAGTTATGTAGACCGCGGATTGGTTATCGAAGGGGAAACTTTAGAAGAATTAGCAGAGGAACTAGACATGGATGCTGAAGCGTTGGAAGACACCGTAACAAATTACAATGGTTTTGTAGAGTCAGAAGAGGACGCAGATTTCGGTAGAGAAGATCTCGAGACTACATTAGATCAAGGTCCTTACTACGCAATTGCAGTAGGTCCCGCAGTACACCATACCATGGGCGGGCTTCAAATTAACGAACGAGGACAAGTATTGAATGAAGAGGGAGACACGATAGAAGGTCTTTATGCCGCAGGAGAGACCGTTGGAGGGATCCACGGAGCTAACCGTCTAGGCGGAAATGCTCTTGCAGACCTTATGGTATTTGGTCGGCTTGCAGGACAATCCATCGGAGAAGATTTATAA
- a CDS encoding ATP-binding protein: MRIKLQQKIIIIALITTLIALGVSGLISRNIAREKLVQEIETSVMNSARTVAQMESIIEGLKEENPRRVQDQVSRVLLSSDKIEFIVVTDLEGRRYSHPNPEEIGRYFQGGDETRVLETGEEYTSEAQGTLGFSVRGFTPIYNENQERIGMVAVGILSENVQNIRGELNYGTVLSILIGAMMGLFAALILSRNIKKSLMGLEPMEISTLYQKYQGLLDTVSEGIISIDDQGRINYINQEGYEILPLENPDIQGKSVDEVFPGNPLSRTLQGKGSEEHVTCFFHGKEIIMSTKLIEHKGKLLGAIGSFKDKKDITRLAEELTGARILTDSLRATTHEFSNKLQAILGLIQLGNIEEAQSYLLETQGKNESLLQTLGKNIGNAKIQGLLLGKIHRCQEEGVQLLIDEKSFVMDPEITTGDHQCVMTIVGNLVDNALEASVVGGFTKEKSEIRGHKFIRLLIQESEKNIIIEVEDNGPGISHEDASRIFDKGYSSKGEDRGFGLHIVKKCVDSHQGSLRIDTSEGEGTTFYITLSKDDTGTE; the protein is encoded by the coding sequence ATGAGAATTAAACTCCAGCAAAAAATTATAATTATCGCATTGATTACCACTTTGATTGCTCTGGGAGTATCGGGCTTAATTTCCCGAAACATTGCAAGGGAAAAATTGGTGCAGGAGATCGAAACCTCAGTGATGAATAGTGCCAGGACCGTAGCTCAGATGGAGAGCATCATTGAAGGATTAAAAGAGGAGAACCCCCGCAGGGTTCAAGATCAGGTGTCCCGGGTGCTTCTATCCTCGGACAAGATTGAGTTTATTGTAGTTACCGACTTGGAGGGTCGCCGCTATTCTCACCCGAATCCCGAAGAGATCGGGCGGTATTTTCAAGGGGGAGATGAAACCCGAGTTTTAGAAACCGGGGAGGAATACACCTCTGAAGCTCAGGGAACTTTAGGGTTTTCTGTCCGGGGGTTTACGCCGATATATAACGAAAACCAGGAACGGATCGGCATGGTGGCCGTGGGAATATTAAGCGAAAACGTACAAAACATAAGGGGCGAACTTAATTACGGTACGGTGCTTTCCATTCTTATCGGAGCCATGATGGGGCTTTTTGCAGCCTTAATTTTGTCAAGAAATATTAAAAAGTCCCTGATGGGTTTGGAGCCTATGGAAATCAGCACCCTATATCAAAAGTATCAGGGTCTTTTGGACACCGTAAGTGAGGGAATAATATCCATTGATGATCAGGGCCGGATCAACTATATCAACCAAGAAGGCTATGAGATTCTTCCACTGGAAAATCCTGATATTCAGGGAAAATCCGTGGATGAGGTGTTCCCGGGAAATCCTCTTTCCCGTACGCTTCAGGGAAAAGGATCAGAAGAACATGTAACTTGCTTTTTTCATGGGAAGGAAATTATCATGAGCACAAAACTGATAGAACATAAAGGAAAACTTTTAGGCGCCATCGGAAGCTTCAAGGATAAAAAAGATATCACCCGCTTAGCCGAGGAACTCACTGGAGCCCGGATTCTTACCGATTCCCTGCGGGCTACCACCCATGAATTCTCCAACAAACTACAGGCGATCCTAGGTCTAATTCAACTGGGAAATATCGAAGAAGCCCAGAGTTACCTCCTAGAGACCCAGGGAAAAAATGAGAGTCTTTTACAAACCCTGGGGAAAAACATTGGGAATGCAAAAATCCAAGGACTGCTCCTGGGAAAAATCCATCGCTGCCAGGAAGAGGGTGTGCAGTTGTTGATTGATGAAAAATCCTTCGTTATGGATCCTGAAATCACCACAGGGGACCACCAGTGTGTGATGACCATTGTGGGGAACCTAGTGGATAATGCACTAGAGGCTTCGGTTGTTGGCGGTTTTACAAAGGAGAAATCAGAGATCCGAGGGCATAAATTCATTCGGCTGCTTATTCAAGAATCGGAAAAGAATATAATAATCGAAGTGGAAGACAACGGTCCCGGAATTTCCCATGAAGATGCTTCAAGAATTTTTGATAAGGGCTATAGTTCCAAGGGAGAGGATCGAGGCTTTGGTCTTCATATCGTAAAAAAATGTGTGGATTCTCATCAGGGCAGTCTGAGAATAGATACATCGGAGGGGGAAGGCACCACTTTTTACATCACCCTCTCCAAGGATGACACTGGGACGGAGTAA
- a CDS encoding magnesium transporter, giving the protein MRANSKDKIKDIMNDHVIKVLTSTDQQEVAKILQELDLLAVPVVDKENHLMGLVSFDDAMDILEEELTEDIYDKAGLASMNKKEFSRSAKLIDGSFFQIWSVRLPFLVITLIGGVTTGLIANIWQPVEGLGIDVGQSLGLTMTIATTFGFLIPFMLQKFNIDQAAGADPIITTIKDISGLIIYFFLVSHFLGHLM; this is encoded by the coding sequence ATGAGGGCCAATAGTAAGGATAAGATCAAAGACATTATGAACGATCATGTGATTAAAGTACTGACCAGCACAGACCAGCAGGAGGTAGCGAAAATTCTTCAAGAACTGGACCTATTAGCGGTACCTGTAGTGGATAAGGAAAACCATCTAATGGGGCTCGTCTCTTTTGATGATGCCATGGATATCCTGGAAGAAGAACTGACCGAGGATATTTATGATAAGGCAGGACTTGCAAGTATGAATAAAAAAGAATTCTCAAGGAGTGCGAAGTTGATTGACGGTTCCTTCTTTCAAATCTGGTCGGTTAGACTCCCCTTTTTAGTTATTACCTTAATCGGTGGAGTTACCACAGGATTGATTGCAAACATCTGGCAACCGGTGGAAGGGCTGGGAATTGACGTGGGACAGTCCCTGGGATTGACTATGACCATCGCAACAACCTTTGGATTTTTAATCCCCTTTATGCTGCAAAAGTTTAATATTGACCAGGCAGCAGGAGCCGACCCCATTATTACCACCATCAAGGATATCTCCGGACTGATCATTTACTTTTTCTTAGTATCCCATTTCTTAGGGCATTTGATGTAG